Proteins co-encoded in one Theileria equi strain WA chromosome 3, complete sequence genomic window:
- a CDS encoding hypothetical protein (encoded by transcript BEWA_007310A), giving the protein MNGYLIVKFLGIVFSLSFVDCRLETFQNDCVNYCNSLHPRKGAQYPSGNPTESARYSSEDVALAACKQRCRMSEIIRPKSEIEIFGI; this is encoded by the exons ATGAATGGTTATTTAATCGTAAAATTTTTGGGAATTGTGTTCTCGTTATCATTTGTAGATTGTAGACTGGAAACATTCCAAAACGACTGTGTAAATTACTGTAACTCCTTACATCCAAGAAAAGGCGCTCAATATCCTTCTGGTAATCCAACTGAAAGTGCGAGATACAGCAGTGAAGACGTAGCCTTGGCAGCC TGCAAACAAAGATGTCGCATGTCGGAGATCATAAGACCAAAAAGCGAAATTGAAATTTTCGGAATTTAA
- a CDS encoding RNA modification enzyme, MiaB family domain-containing protein (encoded by transcript BEWA_007260A) translates to MSFRLKTPIVGCTLAGIALVSYIAYKYYNKSKKRRLFKRLKLLYTDDHELYGKDDDFCSENEISDDYTYGQSSIIDEFIVIDNIGSYDRKGGKYEESNNGSELASLESGELIEDIGGSRTRKNYSMKSRSTQINKSFDPDISPRSSFRASRRKSTESSYAIPQEDTEGWLVIDGHGSVEEATTDYSHIDSSQPNGINNSSEKLVHEKETCNHTPLIPGSQTVYFRGFGCAHNSSDSEYMMGILSEYGYNITDDMSKAQVAVINSCTVKGPSQDAMATEIRKAKDLKIPIVVGGCVPQADKNLTPLKDPSVSLLGTSQIDRIVEVVEHALQGRKLVLLERKTLPSLELPKIRQNELIEIIPLSTGCLGSCTFCKTKQARGVLGSYTLESILDRVESAVSQKVSQIWLTSEDTGAYGIDIGIDIVVLLKSILPLLPPDVMLRLGMSNPPYIKRHIEEIAKILKHKNVFEFIHIPVQSGSDRVLDAMNREYHIDEFLFLVDKIRESVPDCSLATDIICGFPTETDEEHLETIQLLKDLKLPIVNISQFYPRPGTPAAKMKAHPNKVAKSRTREVTEVFLSYECNSHYLGKTLPVWFSQTDVKRNHTIGHTKNYIKVVVDKDDSLLGKRRDVLVQHATKWHLTGIVT, encoded by the exons ATGAGTTTTAGACTTAAAACACCCATTGTGGGTTGTACGCTTGCTGGAATAGCGCTAGTTTCCTATATCGCATACAAATATTACAACAAATCCAAAAAAAGACGTCTGTTCAAAAGGCTTAAATTATTATATACGGATGATCACGAATTATACGGGaaagatgatgatttttGTAGTGAAAACGAAATAAGTGACGACTATACCTACGGTCAATCGTCCATAATTGACGAATTCATAGTTATAGACAATATAGGTTCATATGATCgtaaaggaggaaaatATGAAG AGTCAAATAATGGTTCTGAGCTCGCAAGTTTGGAATCTGGCGAACTGATCGAAGATATAGGTGGAAGTCGGACTAGAAAAAATTACTCTATGAAATCACGTTCTACACAGATAAACAAAAGTTTTGATCCGGACATTAGTCCGAGATCATCTTTTAGAGCCTCAAGGAGAAAGTCAACTGAATCCAGCTATGCAATACCGCAAGAAGATACGGAAGGATGGCTTGTTATCGATGGACATGGTTCTGTTGAGGAAGCTACCACAGATTATTCTCATATAGATTCATCG CAACCAAATGGAATCAATAATTCTTCAGAGAAGCTGGTACACGAAAAGGAAACATGCAATCATACCCCTTTGATTCCGGGGTCTCAAACAGTATACTTTCGCGGATTTGGTTGTGCCCATAACAGTTCTGATTCAGAGTATATGATGGGAATCTTGTCagaatatggatataaCATAACAGATGACATGAGCAAGGCTCAGGTGGCTGTAATTAACAGTTGTACCGTTAAAGGTCCTAGTCAGGATGCTATGGCAACAGAAATAAGAAAGGCAAAGGACCTGAAAATTCCTATTGTCGTTGGTGGTTGTGTACCACAAGCGGACAAGAATCTTACGCCTCTGAAAGATCCTTCGGTATCTCTCTTGGGGACATCACAAATTGATCGAATTGTGGAGGTTGTTGAACATGCTCTACAAGGACGGAAGCTAGTATTGCTAGAAAGAAAAACGTTGCCATCTTTAgaacttccaaaaattcGTCAGAATGAACTTATTGAGATTATTCCGCTTTCAACTGGATGCCTTGGTTCTTGCACATTTTGTAAGACGAAACAAGCTAGAGGAGTTCTTGGAAGCTACACGCTTGAATCTATATTGGATCGTGTAGAATCTGCGGTCTCTCAAAAGGTTTCCCAAATTTGGTTAACTTCTGAAGATACTGGGGCATATGGAATTGACATCGGGATTGATATTGTAGTTTTACTGAAATCGATACTCCCGCTTCTTCCCCCAGATGTTATGTTGCGTTTGGGTATGTCAAATCCTCCTTATATTAAACGGCATATCGAAGAGATAGCAAAGATATTAAAgcacaaaaatgtttttgaGTTCATTCATATACCAGTACAATCTGGAAGTGATCGTGTTCTTGATGCCATGAATCGCGAATATCATATTGATGAATTTTTATTTCTTGTTGACAAGATTCGTGAATCGGTTCCAGATTGTTCATTAGCTACAGATATTATCTGTGGATTTCCGACTGAGACAGATGAGGAGCATCTGGAAACAATACAACTAttgaaagatttaaaaCTGCCTATTGTTAACATATCACAATTCTACCCAAGGCCCGGTACTCCCGCTGCTAAAATGAAGGCTCACCCTAACAAGGTAGCAAAATCGCGCACAAGAGAGGTTACCGAGGTCTTTCTTTCCTACGAGTGTAACAGTCACTACTTGGGAAAAACGTTACCTGTGTGGTTTTCTCAAACTGACGTTAAGAGAAACCACACAATAGGACACACTAAGAACTATATAAAAGTTGTTGTCGACAAAGACGATAGTCTTTTGggaaaaagaagagacgTTTTAGTGCAGCATGCAACAAAGTGGCACCTCACAGGTATCGTCACTTAA
- a CDS encoding signal peptide-containing protein (encoded by transcript BEWA_007300A), producing MLSLRVIIICVTGILFNSTQNAQAAILKCHPHKQVCIENCNRKHPGGIGILRSLCHAGCSVSQCLLKRTANSLHV from the exons ATGTTGTCCCTCAGAGTAATCATCATTTGTGTTACTGGAATACTTTTCAATTCCACACAGAATGCACAGGCAGCAATACTTAAATGTCATCCACATAAGCAAGTTTGCATTGAAAACTGCAATAGAAAGCATCCAGGAGGCATCGGTATTTTGCGTTCACTG TGTCATGCTGGGTGTTCTGTGTCTCAATGTCTTTTAAAGAGAACGGCTAATTCATTGCATGTATAA
- a CDS encoding S1 RNA binding domain-containing protein (encoded by transcript BEWA_007270A), whose product MSKFEEIFSQYEQNNIFNVKVLQRYSRGVLVQYTEDFSSFNDNSLSFKNVHDLDNLGWVPINELCGEYKNYNELISRNLVGKTIPVLYDHYDSNNNIPILSNSHAVRKLMLLYLNPGDVVKGRVIRSDKNLALVRIGDIIAFLPVSDMSEDTYQQHLNGYSYDIPAVVTAVDVNKEYVQLSTKTLSKVTVEQLSNVNSYIKKYRKYKDNIETYNMSEHSRGHLESKRERALDYSGIEIMGLSQHKGPSSLRSATTIARTYHEENKHKKWNLLDDNFLEDDVLHAFDTKRWQLYKQDNWVDLPEIEQMVFNRGYNNNDEVCYYKSKGYEFYTLNTFI is encoded by the exons ATGTCTAAATttgaagaaatattttcGCAATATGAACAAaacaatatttttaatgtgAAGGTGCTACAAAGATATAGTAGAGGTGTTTTAGTGCAGTATACAGAAGATTTTAGCTCATTTAATGACAACTCACTTTCgtttaaaaatgtacatgATCTTGATAACCTAGGTTGGGTTCCAATTAATGAACTATGTGgtgaatataaaaactACAATGAATTGATATCCAGAAATCTTGTTGGGAAAACTATTCCTGTACTGTACGATCATTATGACAGTAATAACAACATCCCAATTCTCTCAAATTCTCATGCAGTTCGCAAACTGATGCTTTTATATTTGAACCCGGGTGACGTCGTGAAAGGACGCGTTATTCGTTCTGATAAAAATTTAGCTCTTGTTCGA ATTGGGGATATAATTGCCTTCCTTCCTGTTTCAGATATGAGTGAAGACACCTATCAACAACACCTAAACGGATACTCGTATGATATTCCGGCGGTAGTAACAGCGGTAGATGTGAACAAAGAATATGTTCAACTATCTACGAAAACACTATCAAAAGTCACTGttgaacaactatcaaaTGTGAATTCTTATATAAAAAAATATAGGAAATATAAGGATAATATAGAAACTTATAATATGAGCGAACATTCCAGAGGACATCTAGAATCCAAAAGAGAAAGAGCTCTGGACTACTCGGGCATTGAAATTATGGGACTATCCCAACATAAGGGACCTTCATCTCTGAGGTCTGCCACTACAATAGCAAGAACATATCATGAAGA GAACAAACataaaaaatggaaccTGCTGGATGACAACTTCTTGGAAGATGACGTTCTACATGCATTCGACACGAAACGTTGGCAACTTTACAAACAAGACAATTGGGTTGACCTACCAGAGATTGAGCAGATGGTATTCAATAGAGGTTACAATAATAACGACGAAGTTTGCTACTACAAGAGCAAAGGGTATGAGTTTTATACGCTTAACACATTTATATAG
- a CDS encoding leucyl-tRNA synthetase, putative (encoded by transcript BEWA_007240A), whose amino-acid sequence MSKRAQLLENEAAIRSLWQDTQVYESNVPSSHSREKYFCTFPFPYMNGRLHIGHAFSALKSEFQARFQRTQGKAVLWPFGLHCTGMPIMACADKIKLELQEAHNDQRDNPVTLNVDEDNQKEHDIDSKDFTKFTSAKSKLSAKSNKQMTQMEIMKHMGISDEEIPKFANPDHWLTYFSPLAIQDMKMLGVSVDWRRSFITTNRNPYYNAFVEWQFNRLKKLNALLYGSRPSILSRLVMQPCADHDRSEGEGAVSQEYTVIKMKLSSLEHSPANFLWKDYASYKDILSTKSVYLLAATLRPETLYGQTNLFVVPVGEYGAYLGYNNPSLEFNSFGVVENMATIEEAVKSCDCIYITSERSAYNMAHQGITLLNSESGTLENLHCIAKYNGKDLIGASVIAPLSIYGTVYVVPMVTASMLKGTGIVACVPSDSPDDYITIFEMRKKKEYFKDNYNVNAEYCALDPVPIIDIPEIGTCGAMKLCEEEKIVSSKESQKLEKCKEILYKKGFYNGIMNIGPHKGSKVSDVKDKIRSEMIKQSDAFIYYEPTKRVVSRSGDVCVVGICNQWYTKFGDADWKGSVTSHVADPSKFTCYSESTLNQVKHVVQWLDNWACSRSYGLGTVLPWEDIKKNKNSLIESLSDSTIYMAYYTISHYLQGDIFGSSCGSLGIDAKELNDDVFDYIFRITDSLPCEYSCNNDFLSKLELMRNDFSYWYPVDLRSSGKDLIFNHLTMSLFIHDAVWKDVKDFEAMPKSYYCNGHILVDSEKMSKSKGNFLTLEDAIKTYTSDGTRIALADAGDSLDDANFSKETAEAAVLKLHSVLLAAQSDISQVGSNSSDISDMAKFAGEIFENEIKVLADKAKFAYENFIYRDALKACFYDFITLRQNYIQLSRNEFDYKLLKFYHEIFCKIASPIIPHICEYIWVYLLKNETKLSNELWPTFTSGIDWNLHRKIKLLYKNLEEFRKCKEKSQALDKKHSRSRKYTGAVIYVAREYPVLNQEVLKLLQRMGVGEKDIPEKEMIKEMCTSELVKNASVKDKKTILAFASFQGKEAATVGSSALLLQLPYSELDLYKLISPYIVQTLDVSGKVTTNNSILYRCTHNG is encoded by the exons ATGTCAAAGAGGGCACAATTACTTGAAAATGAAGCGGCAATACGTTCCCTATGGCAAGATACACAGGTTTACGAATCAAACGTGCCGTCAAGCCATTCTAGGGAAAAGTACTTTTGTAcctttccatttccatataTGAATGGAAGGTTGCATATAGGCCATGCATTTAGCGCCCTAAAGTCAGAGTTTCAGGCGAGATTTCAGAGAACGCAGGGGAAAGCCGTGCTTTGGCCCTTTGGGCTACACTGCACAG GTATGCCTATAATGGCTTGTGCAGATAAAATCAAACTAGAACTGCAAGAG GCCCATAATGACCAACGCGATAACCCAGTAACCTTGAATGTCGACGAAGATAACCAGAAAGAACACGACATAGATTCAAAGGAttttacaaagtttacaTCGGCTAAATCCAAGTTATCTGCCAAATCCAACAAGCAAATGACTcaaatggaaataatgaaaCATATGGGAATAAGTGATGAGGAAATTCCTAAATTTGCGAATCCAGATCATTGGCTAACATacttttctccattagCCATCCAAGATATGAAGATGCTTGGTGTATCAGTTGATTGGAGAAGATCATTTATTACTACAAATAGGAATCCGTACTACAATGCATTTGTTGAGTGGCAATTTAATAGATTGAAGAAGTTAAATGCACTATTGTATGGATCTAGACCATCCATTCTCAGTAGATTAGTCATGCAGCCATGTGCGGATCATGATAG ATCTGAGGGAGAAGGAGCAGTATCTCAGGAATACACCGtaataaagatgaagttGAGTTCTTTGGAACACTCCCCTGCAAATTTCTTGTGGAAGGATTATGCAAGCTACAAGGATATATTATCAACGAAAAGTGTGTATCTACTGGCAGCAACTTTAAGACCAGAAACCCTATATGGACAAACCAATCTTTTTGTAGTACCTGTAGGAGA GTATGGAGCTTATCTTGGATACAATAATCCAAGCCTGGAGTTTAATTCGTTTGGAGTTGTGGAAAATATGGCTACTATTGAAGAAGCAGTCAAATCATGTGATTGTATTTATATAACTTCTGAAAGATCCGCCTATAATATGGCTCATCAAGGAATTACACTTTTAAACTCCGAATCTGGTACACTTGAGAATTTGCATTGCATAGCAAAATATAATGGTAAAGATTTGATAGGAGCATCTGTAATAGCGCCACTGAGTATATACGGAACTGTTTATGTTGTTCCCATGGTTACTGCCTCTATGCTTAAGGGAACTGGAATTGTAGCATGTGTTCCAAGTGATTCTCCGGATGATTATATAACAATTTTCGAGatgagaaagaagaaggagtATTTTAAAGACAACTATAATGTGAATGCAGAATATTGTGCTCTTGATCCGGTTCCAATAATCGATATTCCTGAGATCGGTACATGTGGAGCTATGAAACtttgtgaagaagaaaaaatcGTCTCTAGCAAAGAATCACAAAAACTGGAAAAATGCAAAGAAATACTATATAAGAAGGGATTCTATAACGGAATCATGAATATAGGTCCTCATAAGGGTTCTAAGGTTTCAGATGTAAAAGATAAAATTCGAAGTGAGATGATAAAACAATCAGATGCCTTCATATACTATGAACCTACAAAGCGTGTCGTTTCTAGATCGGGTGATGTCTGTGTAGTTGGTATTTGTAATCAATGGTACACAAAATTTGGTGATGCAGACTGGAAAGGGTCAGTTACATCCCACGTTGCAGATCCTTCTAAATTTACTTGTTATTCTGAGTCCACCTTAAACCAAGTTAAGCACGTTGTTCAGTGGTTAGATAACTGGGCGTGTAGTCGATCTTATGGTCTGGGGACAGTTCTGCCATGGGAGGATATCaaaaagaacaaaaatTCATTGATTGAAAGTCTTTCTGATAGTACTATATATATGGCTTACTACACTATTTCTCATTATCTTCAGGGTGACATTTTTGGAAGCAGCTGTGGATCATTAGGAATTGACGCCAAGGAGTTAAACGATGATGTATTCGATTATATATTCCGCATTACTGATTCTCTACCATGTGAATATTCTTGTAATAACGATTTTCTATCGAAATTAGAGTTAATGAGGAATGACTTTTCTTACTGGTATCCGGTAGATCTTCGATCTTCTGGAAAAGACCTAATATTTAATCATTTAACAATGAGTCTCTTCATACATGACGCAGTTTGGAAGGATGTTAAGGATTTTGAAGCTATGCCTAAGTCATATTACTGCAATGGTCACATTCTTGTAGATTCTGAGAAGATGTCCAAATCAAAAGGAAATTTCCTAACGCTAGAGGATGCAATAAAAACTTATACATCTGATGGAACAAGAATTGCTCTTGCTGATGCTGGTGATAGCTTGGATGATGCaaatttttccaaagaaACAGCAGAAGCAGCGGTTCTCAAACTTCACTCCGTATTATTGGCTGCACAATCTGATATTTCTCAAGTTGGCTCGAATTCAAGTGATATTAGTGACATGGCCAAATTTGCTGGAgaaatttttgaaaatgaaatCAAAGTTTTGGCAGACAAGGCGAAATTTGCTTACGAGAATTTTATTTATAGAGATGCACTAAAGGCATGCTTTTATGACTTTATTACTTTGAGACAGAATTACATACAACTCTCCAGAAACGAGTTTGACTACAAATTACTAAAGTTTTACCATG AgatattttgcaaaattgcTAGCCCAATTATACCGCATATTTGTGAATACATATGGGTTTATCTTTTAAAAAATGAAACAAAACTTTCGAATGAATTATGGCCGACATTCACTTCCGGTATAGATTGGAATCTGCACAG gaaaataaaattaCTTTATAAAAACTTGGAAGAATtcagaaaatgtaaagagaAGTCTCAGGCTTTGGATAAAAAGCATTCCAGAAGTAGAAAGTACACTGGCGCTGTGATTTACGTTGCTAG GGAATACCCTGTGTTAAATCAAGAGGTGCTTAAGCTCTTGCAGCGTATGGGTGTAGGAGAAAAGGACATTccagaaaaggaaatgatAAAGGAAATGTGCACATCAGAATTAGTAAAAAACGCTTctgtaaaggataaaaagaCGATTCTAGCGTTTGCAAGCTTCCAGGGTAAGGAAGCTGCTACCGTAGGATCTAGCGCATTGCTACTACAACTTCCTTATTCTGAACTAGATCTCTACAAATTAATTTCACCTTATATCGTACAAACGTTGGATGTGTCAGGTAAAGTCACCACTAATAACAGCATACTATACAGATGTACACATAATGGATAA
- a CDS encoding hypothetical protein (encoded by transcript BEWA_007250A) has product MKWILLGLLIRYLSFAAFGILLTTRSCCNILVPFIKDDTNRCYTILNGTKNHPEKSVKRAKGLILPQCNLKHQANISPKRVGIEILNKSIKSLHCNTSAFLIPTPIGLDNYRVNITKLRLYSSSDSRNNSAKPDPTIVSRGINQNYGRKLSVRSFFNRIIGAFNFLKRCINIIIHPSVATKQYYKYAHWRMFERFSFSVLQTMASNIKSAPTNLQQNKVENTNIILMLKNKISESKMKSILATMIFKDAFSRIFHFLWFSEIGVGFDNNPKAFRLLGSILCSTATLIDFVCNVFTFGPKMIMGACTNAVRQIGLLTMSASQGPFYNSFHVKNTATNIGEITAKLEAQNPICDFSGIALGIYLTNLLNEQPFVIQATTVILTSLISNVATYMCVKSVSFKNLNPQRCFVVLEDFASALLRRLDRYLRYHKMRMEIKRQKENFNSRNSDDEESESIESTSSNSCFDDDECGAIAELIYNYEFDTAARLLQRFTSTHLCNKLRASRGNIDESNESSITNKSTISDNYLDDPTTKLPDEPLNLVQKKIKIKFLTPDDIAKKEPLLFPGREGALRMGAIKYSLNEISVCHATLLEYLKIFKGERFVVVLGSDGIVEAAIHRSAKPRDAILAILTYNIAEKLWTVVTESTEEDFIDFQFNQIWEMFKRSAVGLRDVLLHLNAKLENRKGHRLNTDGQQLKEEMETWKRGVQTVIYAYTMAKACIDEVMLNIEAVNWDVDKFELCSPVKG; this is encoded by the coding sequence ATGAAATGGATTCTATTGGGATTATTAATCCGTTATCTCAGTTTTGCTGCCTTTGGTATATTATTAACCACGAGATCTTGTTGCAACATCTTAGTACCTTTTATTAAGGATGATACAAATAGATGTTATACGATACTAAATGGAACAAAAAATCATCCCGAAAAGTCCGTGAAAAGGGCAAAGGGGTTGATACTACCGCAATGCAATTTAAAACATCAAGCAAATATTTCCCCCAAAAGGGTTGGTATAGAAATATTGAATAAAAGTATAAAATCTTTACACTGCAACACTTCGGCATTTTTGATACCCACTCCAATTGGTTTGGATAATTATAGAGTAAATATTACAAAATTAAGATTgtattcatcctcagattctAGAAATAATTCCGCAAAACCAGATCCTACCATAGTTTCTAGAGGCATAAATCAAAATTATGGCAGAAAGTTAAGTGTTAGATCATTTTTTAATCGCATTATCGGCGCCTTTAACTTTTTAAAGAGGTGTATAAATATTATAATTCACCCATCAGTTGCAACTAAGCAATACTACAAATATGCCCACTGGAGAATGTTTGAACgcttttcattttctgtcCTTCAAACAATGGCTTCTAATATAAAATCTGCCCCGACTAATCTGCAGCAAAATAAAGTTGAAAACACaaatataattttaatgttgaaaaataaaatatctGAAAGCAAAATGAAGTCAATTCTGGCAACTATGATATTTAAAGATGCATTTTCACGAATATTTCACTTTTTGTGGTTTAGTGAAATAGGTGTGGGATTTGATAATAACCCCAAGGCATTTAGATTATTAGGTAGTATTTTATGCAGTACGGCAACCCTTATTGATTTCGTCTGCAATGTTTTTACATTTGGACCAAAAATGATAATGGGCGCTTGTACAAACGCGGTTAGGCAAATAGGACTCCTTACAATGTCTGCCTCCCAAGGACCATTCTATAACTCGTTTCATGTAAAAAATACGGCAACAAATATTGGCGAAATTACAGCTAAGCTAGAGGCTCAAAATCCAATTTGCGACTTTTCGGGTATAGCATTAGGAATATATCTAACCAATTTGTTGAATGAACAACCATTTGTAATCCAGGCGACAACTGTTATCTTAACATCTTTGATTTCAAACGTGGCAACATACATGTGTGTAAAATCGGTAAGctttaaaaatttgaaCCCACAGAGATGTTTTGTTGttcttgaagattttgCCAGTGCACTCTTACGGAGACTAGATCGTTATCTGCGCTACCATAAGATGaggatggagataaaaaGACAAAAGGAAAACTTCAACAGTAGGAATTCAGATGATGAGGAATCAGAATCCATTGAATCCACTTCCAGTAACTCGTGTTTTGATGATGATGAATGTGGAGCTATCGCCGAACTAATATACAATTATGAATTCGATACGGCTGCTAGACTTTTACAAAGATTTAcatctacacatttatgCAACAAGCTCAGAGCTTCAAGAGGAAATATAGATGAATCTAATGAAAGTAGTATTACTAATAAGAGTACCATTTCTGATAATTATTTGGATGACCCTACTACAAAGCTACCAGATGAGCCTTTAAATTTAGTAcaaaagaaaataaaaatcaAATTTTTGACACCTGATGATATTGCCAAGAAGGAACCATTATTGTTTCCAGGTCGCGAAGGAGCACTAAGGATGGGTGCAATTAAGTATTCATTAAATGAAATTTCAGTATGCCACGCCACCTTGCTGGAATATTTGAAGATATTCAAGGGGGAACGATTCGTGGTTGTCTTGGGCTCAGACGGTATAGTTGAAGCTGCAATCCATCGTTCTGCTAAACCACGTGATGCTATACTCGCCATTCTTACGTACAATATTGCAGAAAAACTTTGGACCGTAGTCACCGAATCTACCGAAGAGGATTTTATCGATTTTCAATTTAACCAAATATGGGAAATGTTCAAGCGATCCGCAGTTGGACTGAGGGATGTACTTTTGCATCTAAACGCAAAACTTGAGAACAGGAAAGGGCACAGGCTAAATACAGATGGTCAGCAGTTGAAAGAAGAGATGGAAACCTGGAAAAGAGGTGTACAAACTGTAATATATGCATACACAATGGCTAAAGCATGTATTGACGAGGTAATGCTCAATATAGAGGCTGTGAACTGGGATGTGGATAAATTCGAGTTATGTTCACCTGTTAAAGGTTga
- a CDS encoding hypothetical protein (encoded by transcript BEWA_007280A): protein MKALKQLFFNPEIDEDDIIGENITGIPPFLPSKEDKGCKLLGQDEISYMDESNEQIDLDPEVYSINDIVCQTLISSILEYEKNKGTPPKLDLQGEEIGTDDLDTNLLEHFYVSDECGLPYLLYKWNKSYLEGLEHVHPSQKEHYNKVWYQKLNNFLLHHIENFKKVIEIKGEQYFQFEESTSQDKLPRVKIGTKLVKLKPWTEYLSPHILEFVAKSEKYNRVLSGKGATPDRLDDIRAELLKAFIAESQNPFFIKKLEKEKNKLCKEYVRFCYARRHKIKGKPVSPPIMPFWIWHDFWKRRETVFQDTLSEIFNDILLADPHIDLKKITEGTFDKFDVQKENIDDKDLKLIVHDVYIDPEISKLKELVKKQETFRLSNDGPKSEQTNETDKMDAPKPLGYYFKDVISFSKFEDAYKKFNMDNLGTQDYKIYIGQIVKGTVYSVTRDKVVVDIHAFTLATMHLRNYYDSPYDVPM, encoded by the coding sequence ATGAAAGCCTTAAAACAACTATTTTTTAATCCGGAAATAGACGAAGATGATATTATCGGCGAAAATATCACAGGtattcctccatttttaccaaGTAAGGAAGACAAGGGATGTAAGTTATTAGGACAAGACGAAATATCttatatggatgaatcAAATGAACAAATAGATCTTGATCCTGAAGTTTATTCTATTAATGACATAGTTTGTCAAACACTAATTTCCTCAATACTTGAATACGAAAAAAACAAAGGAACCCCTCCCAAACTGGATCTTCAGGGTGAGGAGATAGGTACAGATGATTTGGATACAAATCTGCTCGAACATTTTTACGTTTCAGATGAATGTGGCCTTCCTTATCTTTTATACAAATGGAATAAATCATACCTTGAAGGCTTAGAACATGTTCATCCCTCACAGAAGGAACATTACAATAAGGTTTGGTATCAAAAATTAAACAATTTTTTACTGCATCATATtgaaaatttcaaaaaggTTATTGAAATTAAGGGGGAGCAATACTTTCAGTTTGAGGAAAGCACGAGTCAGGATAAGCTCCCTAGGGTCAAAATTGGAACAAAATTGGTAAAATTAAAACCTTGGACAGAATATCTTTCTCCACACATACTCGAATTTGTTGCAAAAagtgaaaaatataatagaGTCCTCTCAGGTAAAGGGGCTACTCCCGACCGACTTGATGATATAAGAGCAGAACTTCTCAAAGCATTTATTGCGGAATCTCAAAatccattttttatcaagaagctggaaaaggaaaaaaacaaactctGTAAAGAATACGTCAGATTCTGTTACGCTAGACGACATAAGATAAAGGGGAAACCGGTGTCTCCACCTATTATGCCATTTTGGATTTGGCATGATTTTTGGAAACGCAGGGAAACCGTGTTTCAGGATACACTATCCGAGATATTTAACGATATATTGTTGGCTGACCCACATATAGACTTGAAAAAAATAACTGAAGGTACCTTTGATAAGTTTGATGTTCAAAAAGAGAACATTGACGATAAGGATTTAAAACTAATCGTGCATGACGTATATATTGATCCAGAAATCTCCAAGCTAAAAGAACTTGTGAAAAAACAGGAGACCTTTCGTCTATCAAACGATGGACCAAAAAGCGAGCAAACTAATGAGACAGACAAAATGGATGCACCAAAACCTCTCGGATATTATTTTAAGGATGttatttcattttcaaaatttgaagaTGCTTATAAAAAATTTAACATGGACAATTTGGGGACCCAGGActataaaatatacattgGACAAATAGTAAAGGGAACAGTATATTCTGTAACTCGGGATAAAGTCGTGGTTGACATTCATGCATTTACATTGGCTACTATGCATCTAAGAAATTATTACGATAGCCCTTATGATGTCCCAATGTAA
- a CDS encoding signal peptide-containing protein (encoded by transcript BEWA_007290A), protein MKIAKRSFLLFIYTIVCVLPTSQAALFGCSSDKRRCLNSCDERHRTSVFSFASRSACKARCILTECVLYPNSEKKSEHPADRLRGFSS, encoded by the exons ATGAAGATAGCAAAGAGATCATTTCTACTGTTCATATACACTATAGTTTGTGTATTGCCAACATCCCAAGCTGCTCTTTTCGGGTGTAGTTCAGACAAAAGGAGATGTTTAAACAGCTGTGACGAGAGACATCGTACATCTGTGTTCAGCTTCGCATCTAGAAGTGCG TGCAAGGCTAGGTGTATTCTTACTGAGTGTGTATTGTATCCCAATAGTGAAAAAAAAAGTGAGCATCCTGCAGACAGGCTTAGAGGATTTAGCAGTTAG